From Sporichthyaceae bacterium:
GACCAGCAGGTGCGGACCGCGCGCGGCCGGCCCGGTGGCCAACGGCCCGTGCAGCGCGACGTACTCATCGATCGCGGTCGCCCAGGCCCGGGCGGTCCAGCCGGTGTCGGCGTCCAGCGCGCCGAGGTCGTCCCAGCGCCACGCCGCGGCCAACAGCACCCGCCGAAACATCGCGTTGCGCACGAGCACGCCGAACGCCCGTGGGTTCGCGGTGATCGGCCGGGGGCCCTCGGACTCGGTCCGCTGCCGCCGGTCGCGCGGCGCGACGCCGTCGGCCATGGCCTCCCACTCATCGAGCAGGCTCGAGTCGGTCTGGCGGACGGTCTCACCGAGCCACTCGATGAGGTCGCTGAGTTCCGGGCTCTTCTCAGCCTCGGGGACCGTGCGGCGCAACGCGCCGTAGATGTCGGTCAGGTAGCGCAGCACCAGGCCCTCGGACCGGGCCAGCCCGTAGCCGGAGACGAACTCGGCGAAGGTCTGCGCCCGCTCGGCCATCTCGCGGACCACCGATTTCGGCGACAGCGGATACTCGGCGATCCACGGGTGTCCGCGGCGGTAGGTCTCGTAGGCCGCGTCGAGAAGTTCGGCCAACGGCTGCGGCCAGGAGACGTCCTCCAGCCGCTCCATCCGCTCCTCGTAGTCCAGCCCGTCGGCCTTCATCTCGGCGACCGCCGCGCCCTTCGCCGCGTTCTGCTGCGCGAACAGCACCGGGCGCGGGTCCTCCAGCGTCGACTCGAGCACCGAGACGACGTCCAACGCATGCGTCGGTGAGTCCGGGTCGAGCAGGTCCAGCGCTGCGAGCGCGAATGCGGACAGCGGCTGGTTGAGCGCGAAGTCCTTCTGCAGATCGACCTTCACCACGAACTGACGCCCCGTCGGATCCCGGGTCTCCAGCCGTTCGATGACCTCCGCGGCCAGCAGTTCCCGGACGATCGCGATCGTGCGACGGATCATGCGGTTCTGCGCGCTGCGGTCGGAATCGTTGTCGCGCAGGAGGTGGCGCATGTGCTCGAAGCCGTCGCCGGGCCGGGCGATCACATTGAGCACCATCGAGTGGCTGACCCGCATCCGGGAGGCTAACTGCTCGGGTTCGGCGTGGATCAGTCGTTCGAAGGTCTCCTCGGTCCAGGAGACCTTGCCCTCCGGCGCCTTCACTTTCTGCACCCGCTTGAGTTTCAGCGGGTCGTCGCCGGCCTTGGCGACCCGTCGGGCGTTCTCCACCACGTGCTCCGGGGCCTGCACGACGACGTCGCCGACGGTGTCGAAGCCGGCCCGGCCGGCCCGGCCGGAGATCTGGTGGAACTCCCGGGCGCGCAGCACTCGGGTGCGGTGCCCGTCGAACTTGACCAGGCCAGTGAGCAGCACGGTGCGGATCGGCAGGTTCACGCCGACGCCGAGCGTGTCCGTGCCGCAGACGACCTTGAGCAGGCCTGCTTGGGTCAACTGCTCGACCAGCCGACGGTACCGGGGGAGCATGCCGGCGTGGTGCACGCCGATGGCGTGCCGGAGGAGCTTGCTCAGTGTCGCGCCGAAGCCCTTGGTGAACCGGAAGTCGCCGATGGCCTCGACCAGGGCCTGCTTCTCCGCGGAATTGCACAACGGCACCGACAGCAAAGCCTGCGCCCGCTCCATCGCGTCGGCCTGAGTGAAATGCACGATGTACAAAGGAGCCTGACGGGATGTCAGAATTTCGCTGACGGTCTCGTGGACCGGGGACAGCACCCACCGGAAGTGCAGTGGCACCGGCCGGACCGCCGAGGTGATCACCGCGGTGTCCCGGCCGGTGCGACGGGTCAGGTCCTCCTGGAACCGGGTGACGTCGCCCAGCGTCGCGGACATCAGCAGGAACTGTGCATCCGTCAGTTCCAGCAACGGGACCTGCCAGGCCCAGCCGCGGTCCGGGTCGCCGTAGAAATGGAACTCGTCCATCACGATCTGGCCGACCTGCGCGGCCGAGCCCTCCCGCAGCGCGATGTTGGCCAGGATCTCGGCCGTGCAGCAGATGATCGGGGCGTCGCGGTTGACGGCGGCGTCGCCGGTCATCATCCCCACCCGCTGGGGCCCGAACAGGTCGCACAGGGCGAAGAACTTCTCCGACACCAGCGCCTTGACCGGTGCCGAGTAGAACGTTCGCCGTCCGTCGGCCAGCGCGGCGAAGTGCGCCCCGGTGGCCACCAGCGTCTTGCCCGACCCGGTCGGCGTCGTCAGGATCACGTTCGATCCCGACGCGATCTCGATCAGCGCCTCGCTCTGCGCCGGGTACGGCTCCAGGCCCGTGCTCGCCACCCAGCCGGTGAACGCGTCGAACACCGCGTCCGGGTCACCGGTCGAGGGAAGGCGATCAGCAAGGTCGCTCACCGGCGCGCCTTCGTTCGCGTGTGTCGGGTGAGCGGTGGCTGGCACTGTGACATTGATTCGCTCGCGGGCTCGCTCATCGGCGCGCCTTCGTTCGCGTGTGTCGGGTGAGCGGTGGCTGGCACTGTGACATTGATTCGCTCGCAGGCTCGCTCATTGGAAGGGCGCTGGGGACGGTCGCCCGGTCTGGATCGGGAACGGGGTCGGTGGGCTGTGGTCGGAGTCGCGCATCGTGCGCCCGGCCAACGCGACCGGGAACGTCAACGCGTAGGCCACACCGGGGTCGACACTCGTGCAGCGGTAGGACCCCGGGTCCTCGACCTTGAAGCCGACGTCGACGGTGTGCGACGTGTACTGCACGGCCGGTCGGTGGACCCGCTGCTCAGGCTGCTTGACCGTCCGCCCGGCCTTGTCCTTGGTGCCGTCCGGGACCGGGCAGCCGGCGCCGCGGACCAGGAACGTCGCCTGGATCGCGCCCTGGTCGACCGTGCCGAGTTGCACGACCGAGGTCGGGTCGATCTCGTGGCGGGGCGAATGGGCCACGACGACCGCGACGACCGCGGTCAGACCTGCCACGGTTGCGGCCGCCAGCCCGGCCTGCAACCTGCGGTCCATGCGGCAATGTTGCCCGACGCGTCGGGGTCGCAATCGGGGGGCGCGGCCGCGGCTCCCGAACCGCGGGGCAGGGGCAGGTCCGCTCGGAGCCCGGTTGGCCTACCCTTCGCCTATGCAGTCGACGAGGACGCGCGGGCCTGGCCCCACTGCGGCGCGACTGCTCGGGGTGACCGTCTGCGGGCCGGCGCCCATCGGCCGGGTGCACATTCCGTTGCACGAGCCGCTGCTCGCGCTCTACGGCCGCAACGGCGTCGGCAAGACCCGGCTGCTGACCGCGATGATCGCCACGCTGCGCGGCCAGTGCGTCGAGGACAGCTGGGGCCTGGTGCACGTCCGCGTGCCCGAGGTCGATGCCGGGCTCGACCTGCCCGGTGACCCCTGGCGCGAGGATCTGGCCCGGGCCATGCGCGAACACCTGAACCGGCTGCGCGGCGACGTGGTCGCCTTCTTCGCCCGCCGCCGCGACGAGGAGTTCGACGAGGGCTCCGGCGACGAGTACGCCGAGGTGCTCGACGACTTTCGGTCGTTCACCGCCGCGGTCGTCGACGAGAAGCACAGCCCGACCAACCTGCGCGAACTGGTCGGTGCGCATTTCGCCGCCCAGCAGATGCTGCTCGGCGAGCTCGAGCACGTCGGCGACTTCATGCGGTTCCACGCAGGCGTGATCAGCGAGGTCACCGCGGGCGGTCATTTCGTGCTGCGGGCTACCGGAACGGCCCGGCAACCCAGATGGAGCGTCTACGCAGCGGCATCGGCGCTCGAGCCGGCGTCCGCGGCGATCCTGGAGCAGGACCGGGCCGGGTCCGAGGAAGGGTCCGCGGACGACCCCGGCCCGCCCGCGTCGGTGAACGCGCCGGTTTCCAACTCGGGATTCCCGTGGCGCGAGCTGTCCGACATCTGGGACGTCTTCGGCACCGACCGCGGCTCCCTCGGTCCGACCGGCACCCCGGGCCGGAGCAAATTGGACCGGGGGGTGGAGTGGGTCACCGACGTCGAGTGGCCCTCGTGGGCGGCGGTCCCGGTACTGGAGGTGGCCTCGGTCACCGCACCACTGGTCGCGATGGTCACCGACGAGACCACCACCGACGACGTGGACCGCCTCACCCGCGAGCACATCCTGCGCGCGGCCTCGGGCCGGGTGCTGGCCTCGTTCGCCTCCGGCGGGACCGTGCTGCACCCGGACGTCGAGCCGTTGCTCGACGGCTTGACCGCCGACGCCAGCCGTTTCCTGCGCTACGTGTTCCCGGA
This genomic window contains:
- a CDS encoding DUF3516 domain-containing protein, with translation MSDLADRLPSTGDPDAVFDAFTGWVASTGLEPYPAQSEALIEIASGSNVILTTPTGSGKTLVATGAHFAALADGRRTFYSAPVKALVSEKFFALCDLFGPQRVGMMTGDAAVNRDAPIICCTAEILANIALREGSAAQVGQIVMDEFHFYGDPDRGWAWQVPLLELTDAQFLLMSATLGDVTRFQEDLTRRTGRDTAVITSAVRPVPLHFRWVLSPVHETVSEILTSRQAPLYIVHFTQADAMERAQALLSVPLCNSAEKQALVEAIGDFRFTKGFGATLSKLLRHAIGVHHAGMLPRYRRLVEQLTQAGLLKVVCGTDTLGVGVNLPIRTVLLTGLVKFDGHRTRVLRAREFHQISGRAGRAGFDTVGDVVVQAPEHVVENARRVAKAGDDPLKLKRVQKVKAPEGKVSWTEETFERLIHAEPEQLASRMRVSHSMVLNVIARPGDGFEHMRHLLRDNDSDRSAQNRMIRRTIAIVRELLAAEVIERLETRDPTGRQFVVKVDLQKDFALNQPLSAFALAALDLLDPDSPTHALDVVSVLESTLEDPRPVLFAQQNAAKGAAVAEMKADGLDYEERMERLEDVSWPQPLAELLDAAYETYRRGHPWIAEYPLSPKSVVREMAERAQTFAEFVSGYGLARSEGLVLRYLTDIYGALRRTVPEAEKSPELSDLIEWLGETVRQTDSSLLDEWEAMADGVAPRDRRQRTESEGPRPITANPRAFGVLVRNAMFRRVLLAAAWRWDDLGALDADTGWTARAWATAIDEYVALHGPLATGPAARGPHLLVLDREPDGLPGRWTVRQIFDDPDEERDWGIRAEVDLAASDERGEAVIEVRDVGPYR
- a CDS encoding AAA family ATPase — translated: MQSTRTRGPGPTAARLLGVTVCGPAPIGRVHIPLHEPLLALYGRNGVGKTRLLTAMIATLRGQCVEDSWGLVHVRVPEVDAGLDLPGDPWREDLARAMREHLNRLRGDVVAFFARRRDEEFDEGSGDEYAEVLDDFRSFTAAVVDEKHSPTNLRELVGAHFAAQQMLLGELEHVGDFMRFHAGVISEVTAGGHFVLRATGTARQPRWSVYAAASALEPASAAILEQDRAGSEEGSADDPGPPASVNAPVSNSGFPWRELSDIWDVFGTDRGSLGPTGTPGRSKLDRGVEWVTDVEWPSWAAVPVLEVASVTAPLVAMVTDETTTDDVDRLTREHILRAASGRVLASFASGGTVLHPDVEPLLDGLTADASRFLRYVFPDAPRLVFAPGDPNAWLAGSLPIWVAQFADGTSLPLGALSTAQKRWASLSCALAVSQASADSLPVAFLCDEPESGLHRRAEAELPHALVRIAAESGVRIAVATHSPALLDPSRVVLVHVNRLASGAAAARPMDMALREELEREVMSEDLGLTPADLLQMVRCIVIVEGKHDEVVLGGLLADDLDAWSVIYPVGGAKQMVSLASAGLLWDFTDASIVIVVDNIARTTIQPVWEKAQAAMAAGRVEAAIRALVPLGKLPGAEARWMQNLLTRAIKARRGHRIRLETLSAPDVICYLPAEEFVPGKTWDELIAEWRESFGDREATNIKAFLTQRYEVAFNTERIARIVTRAKPNAEMQALGARIRELGKPSSFTAD